The following proteins are co-located in the Candidatus Woesearchaeota archaeon genome:
- a CDS encoding MGMT family protein, translating into MKFADKVYKLCRKIPKGKVSTYKAIAKAMKTKAYRAVGQALRCNPYAPEVPCHRVVASDGSLGGFAGRMNSRKKIMMLKKEGIRVKQGTIADFQKKMHRF; encoded by the coding sequence ATGAAATTTGCAGACAAAGTCTACAAGCTTTGCAGGAAAATCCCAAAAGGAAAAGTTTCGACCTACAAGGCAATTGCAAAAGCAATGAAAACCAAAGCATATCGGGCAGTTGGCCAGGCACTGCGATGCAATCCCTATGCCCCTGAAGTTCCATGCCACAGGGTTGTTGCCAGCGACGGGAGCCTTGGCGGATTTGCAGGCAGGATGAATTCCAGGAAGAAAATCATGATGCTGAAAAAAGAAGGGATTCGGGTAAAACAAGGAACGATAGCTGATTTCCAGAAAAAAATGCACAGATTCTGA
- a CDS encoding Trm112 family protein — protein MAAKKKVAGKASKKDPIPVELYRILACPMCKSDVKYNSGRTALVCAKCKRKYAIKKGIPVMMPTGQK, from the coding sequence ATGGCAGCAAAGAAGAAGGTTGCAGGAAAAGCATCGAAAAAGGATCCGATTCCCGTCGAGCTTTACAGGATTCTAGCCTGCCCAATGTGCAAATCAGATGTTAAGTACAATTCCGGCAGGACAGCCCTGGTCTGCGCTAAATGCAAAAGAAAATACGCAATCAAGAAAGGCATACCTGTAATGATGCCGACAGGCCAGAAATAG
- a CDS encoding transcription initiation factor IIB, producing the protein MQAYVKKCPECSGINLFWNKDRGEIICRDCGLVVEEKMVDFDQEWRDFDSDQGESRRRSGAPMTYTQYDQGLGTEVGRKTDLYALAGKDRNKFFRLRKWQYRISTAIERNLKLALSELKRVSSYLKLPKSVEEESARIYTMAVQRGLVRGRSMESVVAGALYAACRRHDVPRTLDELSEASGIEKKEIGRTYRFVTRELGINILPSNPSDYIARFSSALKLSAETQSKSIEILESAQKAELTSGRGPTGIAAAALYVSALIHGEKRTQREVADVAGVTEVTIRNRYKELLEELDLDKEIRRVRKRRRVS; encoded by the coding sequence ATGCAAGCGTACGTGAAAAAATGCCCAGAGTGCAGCGGTATAAACTTGTTCTGGAATAAAGACCGCGGTGAGATCATCTGCCGTGACTGCGGCCTTGTTGTTGAGGAAAAAATGGTCGACTTTGACCAGGAATGGCGTGACTTTGATTCTGATCAGGGTGAGTCCAGGAGGCGCAGCGGCGCACCAATGACTTACACCCAATACGACCAGGGCCTGGGGACTGAGGTTGGTCGCAAAACAGACCTTTATGCCCTGGCCGGGAAGGATAGGAACAAGTTCTTCAGGCTCAGGAAATGGCAGTACAGGATATCAACTGCCATTGAAAGGAATCTCAAGCTCGCATTGTCTGAGCTGAAGAGGGTTTCATCTTATTTGAAACTGCCAAAATCAGTTGAAGAAGAATCTGCAAGGATTTACACAATGGCGGTGCAAAGGGGGCTTGTCCGCGGACGAAGCATGGAAAGCGTCGTTGCCGGGGCATTGTATGCTGCCTGCAGGCGCCATGACGTTCCAAGGACGCTTGATGAATTGTCAGAGGCATCCGGCATTGAAAAAAAGGAAATCGGCCGGACTTACCGCTTTGTGACAAGGGAGCTGGGAATCAACATCCTGCCGAGCAACCCGTCGGATTACATTGCAAGGTTCTCAAGCGCGCTTAAGCTCAGCGCTGAAACTCAGAGCAAGAGCATAGAAATCCTTGAAAGCGCGCAAAAGGCTGAGCTGACTTCAGGGAGAGGGCCGACAGGGATTGCTGCGGCTGCGCTTTATGTGAGCGCCTTGATCCATGGCGAGAAAAGGACCCAGAGGGAAGTTGCTGATGTCGCCGGCGTTACAGAGGTAACAATCAGGAACAGGTACAAGGAGCTTCTCGAAGAGCTCGACCTTGACAAGGAGATAAGGAGAGTCAGGAAGAGGAGGAGAGTGAGCTAG
- a CDS encoding methyltransferase produces the protein MVYWPREDSLLLKEVVRDFARGRVLDMGTGSGIQAMEAGRYCDEVVAADIDPEAVKELLKKNAGPKIKAMQSDLFSKVLGKFDLIIFNPPYLPNHPKAKDIALDGGEKGYEIVERFLGQARHYLKQNGKILLLISTLTNRKHIERALAGQKFKFKIIKEKKMDFEKLFVYLIEA, from the coding sequence ATGGTATACTGGCCAAGGGAAGACAGTCTTCTGCTTAAGGAAGTTGTACGGGATTTTGCAAGGGGGCGGGTGCTGGACATGGGCACTGGATCCGGCATACAGGCCATGGAAGCCGGGAGATACTGCGATGAGGTCGTTGCAGCCGACATCGACCCAGAGGCTGTGAAGGAGCTTCTCAAGAAGAACGCAGGCCCAAAAATTAAGGCCATGCAATCTGACCTTTTTTCAAAAGTGCTTGGCAAATTTGACCTGATCATTTTCAATCCGCCTTACTTGCCCAATCATCCGAAAGCAAAGGACATTGCTTTGGACGGAGGAGAAAAAGGATACGAAATTGTTGAAAGGTTTCTTGGGCAAGCCAGGCATTATCTGAAACAGAATGGAAAAATATTGCTGCTGATAAGCACCCTCACCAACCGCAAGCACATTGAAAGGGCGCTGGCAGGGCAAAAGTTCAAGTTTAAAATCATAAAAGAGAAAAAGATGGATTTTGAAAAGCTGTTTGTCTATTTGATAGAGGCATGA